Within the Telopea speciosissima isolate NSW1024214 ecotype Mountain lineage chromosome 4, Tspe_v1, whole genome shotgun sequence genome, the region TAGTCCcttttattcccaaaagttgTTTAATGCAAGAGTAAGATGggatttcaaaaaattaaaaatcatttaatgAAACATTTaactctctcgctctctctctctctctctctcaaacaaaaAACAGGGCATCAATATAAGTTGGAACATAACTGGGAACAGTTTTTATAAGAACAGATCTCCCAGCTTGTGATAATAATGATAATTTCCAATCTGCAAGTTTAATTTTGAATTCTGTGAACTATGTTAAGGAAACATTTACTCCTAGCCTTATACGCCAGTAGGGGAAAACCCCACATAGAATGAGGCATCTCCTTCTATTAAAGAACACTTTACTTTTATTAGTAATAATTTGCTAATCCACAAGACCATGAAAAATATGCAGAATGGCTTGAATAGTCATAATATCGTATAGattaacataaaataaaaaaatatcattcacaaataataaaatgaataatCTCACGAGTAGTCCTAttaattttaattcctttaAACATATGGAGATCTCGATAGACAGAAAGCAAACGAGAGAAACCCTCCATAGCCAAAATAAGAAGGTAAAGACTCAACGGACATCCCTCTTGAACGCACCGTGTTGgttcaaaaagataaaaaaaccCACCTTTTAGTTTGACGGAATAAGACATAGGGGATAAAAGATAGCATACAAGGTTACACCAGtgatttgaaaaatcaaaaaaaaattcaagaattgCACAAATATAGCTCCACTCTAGATGATGATAAGCCTTAGACATATCCAATTTATTGCAATCCATCATTGTTTACCTTTATAGTGTCGTATATAGTGAAATATCTCATGACCAAGAATAATACAAAATTTGTCCCCTTTGAAAAAGGCAAAttgaaaaggagaaataaaacGAGTCATGAGCCCTTGTGATCTTTTAGCTCAAAGCTTAGAAACTATTTTATAGGCCATTGTGCATAAAAGTAAATAGGCCTAAAATCTTCTACTAAGAGGGCTTTATCTTTCTTGGGGACTAGTGTAATGAGtatgtgaattttttttatgcaagTAATGAGTATGTGATTTGTTCCTAAAGgtaaagataaagaaataaaaaaaatttggacaaAGTTTACAACATCCCACTGAATGAAATCCCAACATTTTTGCCATCATGACAGGTGCTTTATAAGCACCAATACTGAAAACAACTTCTTTTATCTCACCAATTGAGGGTAAAGAAGTCAACATCTAATTTTCAGATGGAGTGATGATGGAGAAACAAACTTTCAACAATATGGGGATCCAAGGGTTAGATGTGCAGAATATAGGACTAAATGGAGAACAATAGCAGGAGTATCATAGACAAGATTCCCTTCATAGTCTTTGATAAAATCTACTGATCGAGCCCAATGATAGCAAATGGAGTTTTGAGAAACACTTTCTAGCCCCTGCTTTGTAAACTCTCATGATACCACCTATTTCAGAAGTTTCAGCATTCACAACATGATGCATCATTGCAATTTCAGAAAAATAGGTTCAAATACTCCATGTCACCAAGATGAATTTGTTTCTTCGTTTAGATTTTTTAATAGTGTTGATATTGAGATTCTCCATAGCAACACTAGAGAGAAGAGTATCATTGAATTAAAGAAGACCACCAAAATCCCCACATGAACAATGCCCATTAGTGAATTTATGAAGTCGTTTGCTGTCGCGAATGATTATCTCTCTTCCAGTCAACACTGAGATGAACTTAATAAAACTATGGCAATCCCTACACATACTAATACTTTTGTTAACCCTTATATGTGCACTATTAGGCATGTTCAATAACCAGAAAGCAATGGCCAGCCTTTCACTGTGGTGACTGGTAGAAGAAAATTTCTCATCCTCATCAGCTATTTCTAAGCTTTGCCATGACACATATCCCAGAGTCTTTGCTTTGTCAAGCAAGTTCTCCAAAAGTTTGTACATCTCTATATTCTGGGAGTGTGATTTGTCATCAGGTTTAAAGGAAAAAACCTTATCTTTGATGCTAATCCAACTCCAATCCTTTAATCTTCCAACCTTCTCATCTTTCATCAGTTTTCTCACCCTTGATACATCCTCCCATCTCCCAGCTGAGAGATACATGTTCAACAACAAGACGCAAGTTTCAGCATCTTTAGGCTTCAGTTCAAGTAACCGTTCAGCAGCATAAAATCCCAACTCCATTTTCCCATGGCTTCTACAACCAGCAATCAAGATCGACCATATGAATTCATTGGGTTCAACATccatttttttgataaattcaaaagCTTCATCCAATTGGCCCAATCTTACAAACATATCAATCAAACATGCATAATGATCCATCACAGGCTTGATCTGGTACTCGTTCTTCATCATGTTAAAGTAACTCAGAGCCTCATCAACCAATCCAGCATGGCTACAAGCAGAAAGAACACCAACAAAGGTGATTTTGTTTGGTCTCACCCCTGCCAACCTCATATCCTCAAACAGATGCAAAGCTTGGTTTGAACGACCATGCTGAGCAAAACCTGTGATCATTGAAGTCCATGATATTAAAGTTCTGTATGACATCTCCACAAAAGCTTTGCTCGCTCTTTCAATGTTTCCACATTTGTTATACATGTTAACAAGTGCACTTCCCACAACAATATCTGATAAGAACCCAGTTTTTATGGCCTGAGCATGGATTTGTTCCCCTTGCTCCAAGGCGGCCAGACTGCTACAGACTGTCAAGATACTAGAGAGAGTGAACAGGTCAGGTTTCATATTTGATCTGTTCAGTTTGAGAAACATGTTTAGTGCTTCTATTCCACTACGGTGAACTGATAGATCATCCTTTTCACGATCCATCATCTGGGCATGGCCTGCAATCATTGCGTTCCATGTGATCAAACTAACAGTCTCCATTCCATTGAACAATTTCTGTGCCTCATCAATCCAACCGCATTTCAGATACAAATACATTATAGAATTTTTAATGGGCAGGTTTGATTCATACCCAAGTTTTACACTGAGTGAATGAACCTGCTGTCCAACATCCAAAGCCTGCATTATACAACACAAGCTCAAGACACTAGTCAGCGTGAATTCATTTGGTCTTGCATCCTCTGACAGCATCTCAGAAAACAACCACAATCCCATCATGGATTCACCATTATCACCACAAGCAGATATAACTGTTGTCCATGAGATAACGTTCTTTTCTTGGATTCTTCGAAATGCCTTGATCATGGACTCTAAGTTGCCACATTTGGAGTACAAGCTGCAAAGAGAGTTCACCGCACTGGTATCAGACTCCATCCGGTACTTGATAATGTATGCATGAATTTGCTTCCCCAACTCAATAGCTTGCAAGGACGAACAAGCACTCAAAACAGCCCCTAAGGTGTAATTTGTAGGATAAGCCCCACATTCCAACAGTTCTTGGAGGACTTGGATGGCAAGTTCTGGCTGGGAATTATGAATGTAACCTGTTATCAAAGCTGTCCACGAAACAACATTCCTTCGAGGCAATTGATCAAAAACCTTGCGGGCATCAACCACAGACCCACATTTTGCATACACATTGACGAGGAATGTCATAAGAAACAGATCCTCATGTGTTCCGGTCTTTATGATGTGTGTGTGGATAACTTGGGCTTCTGAGACTGAATTGTTGGATATGCATTCTTGCAGGAGGGGAACATAGAAGGATGACTTGATCTCGGTGCCTTCCTTTAGCATTGAGAGCGCTTCTTGGAAATCCAAACATCTCGGGTCCAATTTTGTGTCCAATTGTATGCTTGTGCAACTTCTTTGGTAGGAGATACTCGGACTCTGAAATTAGAGATACAATCTATAATCAGAGAACATAGTTTCAATGAACTAGTAATGATTTCGCGCAACATACTTCAGAGGTTAAATCATCCACCAtgcacagaaaaaaaaatgtttactTGAACTTATAGTCTATAACCTAATGATTGCAAACTTCAACGCGATTCCATGAAGTAGCAGAGAAACAAGCATTTACTTTGACTACTGGTGCAATTATAAGTTCTGAAATATTACGGAAAAGTCACACTTGGAAACAGCAGAGGCGTTCAGTCCAGAAGTAAGACTCAAACTGATGAGGCACAACCCAGAAAATATTATTCCTTGGAAAGCAAAATCCCTCTCTAATTTCACATGTTCTAAGGATGGAATCGAATTCAAAGCAAACTGATTACCTTTTCGGTGGCAACCGAAATTGGGGGGCTTTTCCTGAACTCAGACTCCAGCTTGAGAGTGCCACTTACGGCAACAGAAGGCAGAGACGCcatgagaagaggaagagaaaactaCATAACCCTCCCTCTTGCTGGTCACTCTTTCGTTTTTATCGGTTTCTCCGTTTCTGATTGATGTACGATCTATCTGACCCAAAGAATCGTTTTGGGATAAGACACcttctttttatcattttggggACAGGAGGGAAGTTATCTTGATATCTCCATCTTCCAGACAAAGGAAGTCAGTTTCTTGAGATGATTTTTTACACAGATTTAACAGCAATTGGTCACCACACAAATATGAAATGCCAAAAATAACTTCTTCGTAGAAAGATCTTGCCAACATCACGAGCCCAGCGTCCGTTGGCTTTGCCTCGATGAATTACATTAGCGGAGAAATGTCGGAAAATTGAGAAGAAATGAATTTTTTAGAATGCGTTCTGGCCTCATAATCtattctgagaatgcaaaaCTCTGTTTGGTATATTTGATATGTATTGTCAGGATTGATCCTGTGTGACTGTGTCTCAAAGGCATtctgaaattcaattttttttctattttttcattttagaaTGCGTTCTAGATCTAAAAtttattccaagaatacatatcaaacaaGGTACAACGGAGGGCAATTGGATCAGTTTACCTGAGGAGGTCTGAGCCCAATATAAAAAGCCTACCTAAAGATCACTTGAGTTGGGTTCAGGTAAAATCCGAACCGACCAAAACCTAATTGGAGCATTTTGTGATCATTCATTACACTCCCACTTCCTATagacaaaattaaaattacccTTCCCTAATGCAAACCGACAGTATCGAAAGTTGTCGGCCTGTTAGGATTCTTTGGGCCAACTTAAGCCAAACAGCCTAATGCATATTTCATATGGTTTTGTAAATATAAAGGCAGGAATTTGGCTGGGATGGTAAATCTAGTTGTTCCAAGGAGACGGATGATGGGGTGATTCTCGCGACTGGATATCTAGGGAATGGTCTAGTTTGACctaccacatgtcaaatttcattatCTAGTTTAGTCATAGACAATCTCACGTATCACCATGCAGCTTTTCTGCTGGATTACAATGTCTTGTTTTTCCACTTCTTGCGAATTCAAATTGGattgaaacttaacatgtgaaCAAAGAACCTTGAAGCCTACTTATCCATCAATCACATAATTTCTACTCTACCCAACCTACTATATGGCACACCTATGCATGATACATGCCACCCAGCTACGAATCTATGGACGGGCTATCCAGCCAAACATGTGCACTTGCCACCAAAATTATGATGAAGTA harbors:
- the LOC122658848 gene encoding putative pentatricopeptide repeat-containing protein At5g52630, with protein sequence MASLPSVAVSGTLKLESEFRKSPPISVATEKSPSISYQRSCTSIQLDTKLDPRCLDFQEALSMLKEGTEIKSSFYVPLLQECISNNSVSEAQVIHTHIIKTGTHEDLFLMTFLVNVYAKCGSVVDARKVFDQLPRRNVVSWTALITGYIHNSQPELAIQVLQELLECGAYPTNYTLGAVLSACSSLQAIELGKQIHAYIIKYRMESDTSAVNSLCSLYSKCGNLESMIKAFRRIQEKNVISWTTVISACGDNGESMMGLWLFSEMLSEDARPNEFTLTSVLSLCCIMQALDVGQQVHSLSVKLGYESNLPIKNSIMYLYLKCGWIDEAQKLFNGMETVSLITWNAMIAGHAQMMDREKDDLSVHRSGIEALNMFLKLNRSNMKPDLFTLSSILTVCSSLAALEQGEQIHAQAIKTGFLSDIVVGSALVNMYNKCGNIERASKAFVEMSYRTLISWTSMITGFAQHGRSNQALHLFEDMRLAGVRPNKITFVGVLSACSHAGLVDEALSYFNMMKNEYQIKPVMDHYACLIDMFVRLGQLDEAFEFIKKMDVEPNEFIWSILIAGCRSHGKMELGFYAAERLLELKPKDAETCVLLLNMYLSAGRWEDVSRVRKLMKDEKVGRLKDWSWISIKDKVFSFKPDDKSHSQNIEMYKLLENLLDKAKTLGYVSWQSLEIADEDEKFSSTSHHSERLAIAFWLLNMPNSAHIRVNKSISMCRDCHSFIKFISVLTGREIIIRDSKRLHKFTNGHCSCGDFGGLL